From Glycine soja cultivar W05 chromosome 4, ASM419377v2, whole genome shotgun sequence, the proteins below share one genomic window:
- the LOC114408995 gene encoding uncharacterized protein LOC114408995 isoform X2, producing the protein MSFGSSLLSHSHALRFLSNNNRNRTSRFKATAKVPDFLSADWFESRKKIPFGPRLDFSAEDAVHYQLEALKYNDQPRPDYGIEVMYRFAGFDPFERSPYFGPFFDLGQFERFRRIFHHSTYRVLLGHKERKIMSTLFVEENKYKQRVWIRGSRPEEEEIFQLTMVQVGGCWDGYWLTESLLHDTDTFAGGLAY; encoded by the exons ATGTCGTTTGGGTCCTCTCTGTTGTCTCATTCGCATGCCCTTCGATTCTtgtccaacaacaacagaaacaGAACCTCCCGCTTCAAAGCCACTGCCAAAGTTCCCGATTTCCTCTCTGCAGATTG GTTTGAATCGCGCAAGAAAATACCCTTTGGACCACGATTAGAT TTTAGTGCAGAAGATGCGGTGCATTACCAGCTTGAAGCCTTGAAGTATAATGACCAGCCTCGTCCAGACTATGGAATCGAGGTTATGTACAGGTTTGCTGGATTTGATCCCTTTGAAAGGTCTCCCTATTTTGGCCCTTTCTTTGATTTGGGCCAG TTTGAACGGTTTAGGCGAATTTTTCACCATTCTACTTATCGGGTCTTACTAGGTCACAAGGAGAGAAAGATCATGAGCACTTTGTTCGTCGAGGAG AACAAATACAAGCAGCGGGTTTGGATTCGTGGAAGTCGACCAGAGGAAGAGGAGATATTTCAACTTACAATGGTTCAG GTTGGAGGATGCTGGGATGGTTACTGGTTAACAGAGTCTCTGCTTCACGATACGGATACATTTGCCGGTGGATTAGCATATTGA
- the LOC114408995 gene encoding uncharacterized protein LOC114408995 isoform X4 — MYRFAGFDPFERSPYFGPFFDLGQFERFRRIFHHSTYRVLLGHKERKIMSTLFVEENKYKQRVWIRGSRPEEEEIFQLTMVQKVGGCWDGYWLTESLLHDTDTFAGGLAY; from the exons ATGTACAGGTTTGCTGGATTTGATCCCTTTGAAAGGTCTCCCTATTTTGGCCCTTTCTTTGATTTGGGCCAG TTTGAACGGTTTAGGCGAATTTTTCACCATTCTACTTATCGGGTCTTACTAGGTCACAAGGAGAGAAAGATCATGAGCACTTTGTTCGTCGAGGAG AACAAATACAAGCAGCGGGTTTGGATTCGTGGAAGTCGACCAGAGGAAGAGGAGATATTTCAACTTACAATGGTTCAG AAGGTTGGAGGATGCTGGGATGGTTACTGGTTAACAGAGTCTCTGCTTCACGATACGGATACATTTGCCGGTGGATTAGCATATTGA
- the LOC114408995 gene encoding uncharacterized protein LOC114408995 isoform X1, whose protein sequence is MSFGSSLLSHSHALRFLSNNNRNRTSRFKATAKVPDFLSADWFESRKKIPFGPRLDFSAEDAVHYQLEALKYNDQPRPDYGIEVMYRFAGFDPFERSPYFGPFFDLGQFERFRRIFHHSTYRVLLGHKERKIMSTLFVEENKYKQRVWIRGSRPEEEEIFQLTMVQKVGGCWDGYWLTESLLHDTDTFAGGLAY, encoded by the exons ATGTCGTTTGGGTCCTCTCTGTTGTCTCATTCGCATGCCCTTCGATTCTtgtccaacaacaacagaaacaGAACCTCCCGCTTCAAAGCCACTGCCAAAGTTCCCGATTTCCTCTCTGCAGATTG GTTTGAATCGCGCAAGAAAATACCCTTTGGACCACGATTAGAT TTTAGTGCAGAAGATGCGGTGCATTACCAGCTTGAAGCCTTGAAGTATAATGACCAGCCTCGTCCAGACTATGGAATCGAGGTTATGTACAGGTTTGCTGGATTTGATCCCTTTGAAAGGTCTCCCTATTTTGGCCCTTTCTTTGATTTGGGCCAG TTTGAACGGTTTAGGCGAATTTTTCACCATTCTACTTATCGGGTCTTACTAGGTCACAAGGAGAGAAAGATCATGAGCACTTTGTTCGTCGAGGAG AACAAATACAAGCAGCGGGTTTGGATTCGTGGAAGTCGACCAGAGGAAGAGGAGATATTTCAACTTACAATGGTTCAG AAGGTTGGAGGATGCTGGGATGGTTACTGGTTAACAGAGTCTCTGCTTCACGATACGGATACATTTGCCGGTGGATTAGCATATTGA
- the LOC114408995 gene encoding uncharacterized protein LOC114408995 isoform X3 yields the protein MSFGSSLLSHSHALRFLSNNNRNRTSRFKATAKVPDFLSADCAEDAVHYQLEALKYNDQPRPDYGIEVMYRFAGFDPFERSPYFGPFFDLGQFERFRRIFHHSTYRVLLGHKERKIMSTLFVEENKYKQRVWIRGSRPEEEEIFQLTMVQKVGGCWDGYWLTESLLHDTDTFAGGLAY from the exons ATGTCGTTTGGGTCCTCTCTGTTGTCTCATTCGCATGCCCTTCGATTCTtgtccaacaacaacagaaacaGAACCTCCCGCTTCAAAGCCACTGCCAAAGTTCCCGATTTCCTCTCTGCAGATTG TGCAGAAGATGCGGTGCATTACCAGCTTGAAGCCTTGAAGTATAATGACCAGCCTCGTCCAGACTATGGAATCGAGGTTATGTACAGGTTTGCTGGATTTGATCCCTTTGAAAGGTCTCCCTATTTTGGCCCTTTCTTTGATTTGGGCCAG TTTGAACGGTTTAGGCGAATTTTTCACCATTCTACTTATCGGGTCTTACTAGGTCACAAGGAGAGAAAGATCATGAGCACTTTGTTCGTCGAGGAG AACAAATACAAGCAGCGGGTTTGGATTCGTGGAAGTCGACCAGAGGAAGAGGAGATATTTCAACTTACAATGGTTCAG AAGGTTGGAGGATGCTGGGATGGTTACTGGTTAACAGAGTCTCTGCTTCACGATACGGATACATTTGCCGGTGGATTAGCATATTGA